Genomic segment of candidate division WOR-3 bacterium:
CAGTATACCGCCAACGAGATATGCTTTATAATCAGAATTGAGAAAGAAATTTACTACTTTACTTAAAACCGATTTCTTTCTCTTCTTTACCAAAGATCTTAATTTTTCCAAATCGTTCTTCATATTTTTTAAGATTTTCTTCAAGTGCTTCTTTTAATAAATATGCGTTTTGAGGTGTCATTATGATCCTTGAGAATACCTTTGCCTTTTGAAGTCCTGGTAGCATTCGGGCAAAATCCAGGATGAATTCAGAAGGTGAATGTGCAATCAAAACAAAGTTTGAATACACACCATCAGAATGCTCAGGGCTTAATTCAACATTTATGGGTGGTCTTTTCTCTTCTTCCATTTCTGCTCCTTTTTTAAATTATATACAATAAATAACTTTAATCAAGATGCTATTAAACTGGCTCCTCTCCACTTTACTCCGCTTGTCGTTCCCATTCTTTTTTTAAACATTGGGATTTAATTATTGTTTGGGATTTGGTGCTCGGGATTTGGGATTTAACCACTGGTTATTGGTTGTTGTGCATAGCAAAATCCCCCTCTCTAATTCATTCCTTAATCCCTCCTTTTTTAAAGGGGGATATAAGGGGATTAACAATTCCTCCTCTCCTAAGTCCTCCTTTAATTCCCCCTTTACTAAAGGGGGATATAGGGGGATTAGAATGACAAGAATTCCGCATTCCGCACTCTGAAATGCCATTTTCACAAGCGTAGCGATCCTGCGAATGGAATGATCCCGCGAGTGAAACGCTACTGCGTCTCCTGCGAATCCCAAAAGGGATGATCCTGCGAATGGAATGATCCTGCGAGTCCGTCAGGACGATCCTGCGAATGAAATGATACTGCATCTTAATTTTCCGCAATTCGCAATCCGCAATTCGAAATGCCTTTATCCGTATTTTGTATCTTATCAAATCCGCAATCCGCAATCCGAAATCCGAAATCCCAAATGCCGTTCCCACAAGCGTAGCGATTCTGCGAATTAAATGATACTGCAAGTCCGTCAGGACGATACTGCAAGC
This window contains:
- a CDS encoding DUF3467 domain-containing protein, whose product is MEEEKRPPINVELSPEHSDGVYSNFVLIAHSPSEFILDFARMLPGLQKAKVFSRIIMTPQNAYLLKEALEENLKKYEERFGKIKIFGKEEKEIGFK